In the Streptomyces formicae genome, one interval contains:
- a CDS encoding ABC transporter permease, with protein sequence MTTAPGTAPGTAFGADFAPRTGGSRQLAGTGALFRLALRRDRVMMPVWILIVSGMVLAMPGSLESVYPTAAERADAMASMNSNSSMRAMYGPVFDDSLGALSAWRIGVYAGVLAAVMSLVIVIRHTRDEEETGRQEMLSASMVGRRAPLTAALLTALTADAAVGVLITAGMAGRGATGAFALGLGVAGTGMLFATLAAIAAQLTESARLAKGLTAAVLGAAFVLRAAGDAGTSGSSAGSSALTWLSPLGWQENLRAYAGERWWITALVGAALVAQGVGAYALAGRRDVGMSFLPTRPGPAHGGIATAGGLAWRLQRGSVFGWLAGFLVAGLVFGGMADGAADIVGDSANTREIFERMGGQTGLTDAFLATVIGMFGMIAALYAAASVLRLHGEETSQRAEPVLAGAVGRLRWAAGHLVIAFGGALPLMLVAGLGMALGHGGDTGAILGACLAQLPAVWVLGGLAVFLVGAYPKAAAASWAVVGTCLAIGWLGPALDLPQAAMDLSPFGHLPKLPGGDASWPPFVVLTLIAAALVGAGLVGLRRRDMIT encoded by the coding sequence ATGACCACCGCACCCGGCACCGCACCGGGCACCGCGTTCGGCGCCGACTTCGCGCCGCGCACCGGCGGCTCGCGCCAACTGGCGGGCACCGGAGCCCTGTTCCGGCTCGCGCTGCGCCGCGACCGGGTCATGATGCCGGTCTGGATCCTGATCGTCTCCGGCATGGTCCTCGCCATGCCCGGCTCCCTGGAGAGCGTCTACCCGACCGCCGCCGAACGCGCGGACGCCATGGCGTCGATGAACTCCAACTCCTCGATGCGCGCCATGTACGGCCCGGTCTTCGACGACTCGCTCGGCGCCCTCTCCGCCTGGCGCATCGGCGTCTACGCGGGGGTGCTCGCCGCCGTGATGAGCCTGGTCATCGTCATCAGGCACACCCGCGATGAGGAGGAGACCGGACGCCAGGAGATGCTCTCGGCGTCCATGGTGGGGCGCCGCGCGCCGCTGACCGCCGCGCTGCTCACCGCCCTCACCGCCGACGCCGCCGTCGGAGTCCTCATCACCGCGGGCATGGCGGGCCGGGGCGCGACGGGGGCGTTCGCGCTCGGCCTCGGTGTCGCGGGCACCGGCATGCTCTTCGCCACCCTGGCGGCGATCGCCGCGCAGCTCACCGAGAGCGCGCGGCTCGCCAAGGGCCTGACGGCGGCGGTGCTCGGCGCGGCGTTCGTGCTGCGCGCGGCGGGCGACGCGGGCACCTCGGGGAGCTCGGCCGGTTCGTCCGCGCTGACCTGGCTCTCGCCGCTCGGCTGGCAGGAGAACCTGCGGGCGTACGCCGGTGAGCGCTGGTGGATCACCGCGCTCGTCGGCGCGGCGCTCGTGGCGCAGGGCGTCGGCGCGTACGCGCTCGCGGGGCGCAGGGACGTCGGCATGAGCTTCCTGCCGACGCGCCCTGGACCCGCGCACGGCGGCATCGCCACGGCGGGCGGGCTGGCCTGGCGGCTCCAGCGGGGCAGCGTGTTCGGCTGGCTCGCCGGGTTCCTGGTCGCGGGGCTCGTGTTCGGCGGGATGGCGGACGGCGCGGCCGACATCGTCGGGGACAGCGCGAACACCCGCGAGATCTTCGAGCGGATGGGCGGCCAGACCGGTCTGACCGACGCGTTCCTCGCCACCGTCATCGGCATGTTCGGCATGATCGCCGCGCTCTACGCCGCCGCCTCCGTGCTGCGGCTGCACGGCGAGGAGACCTCGCAGCGCGCCGAGCCGGTCCTCGCGGGCGCGGTGGGGCGGCTGCGCTGGGCCGCGGGGCACCTGGTCATCGCGTTCGGCGGGGCGCTTCCGCTGATGCTGGTCGCCGGGCTCGGCATGGCCCTCGGGCACGGCGGGGACACCGGCGCGATCCTCGGGGCGTGCCTGGCACAGCTCCCCGCCGTCTGGGTCCTCGGCGGGCTCGCGGTGTTCCTCGTCGGCGCGTACCCGAAGGCCGCCGCGGCCTCCTGGGCGGTCGTCGGGACCTGCCTCGCGATCGGCTGGCTCGGCCCCGCGCTCGACCTGCCGCAGGCGGCCATGGACCTGTCGCCCTTCGGACACCTGCCGAAGCTGCCGGGCGGCGACGCGAGCTGGCCGCCGTTCGTGGTCCTGACGCTGATCGCGGCGGCGCTGGTGGGCGCGGGCCTGGTGGGGCTGCGACGCCGGGACATGATCACCTGA
- a CDS encoding adenylosuccinate synthase, with the protein MPALVLLGAQWGDEGKGKATDLLGGSVDYVVRYQGGNNAGHTVVVGDQKYALHLLPSGILSPDCVPVIGNGVVVDPSVLLSELSGLNERGVDTSKLLISGNAHIITPYNVTVDKVTERFLGKRKIGTTGRGIGPTYADKINRTGIRVQDLYDESILTQKVEAALEQKNQLLTKVFNRRAIEAEQIVEQLLEHGENIKQYVADTTLILNNALDEDKVVLFEGGQGTLLDVDHGTYPFVTSSNPTAGGACTGTGVGPTKITRVIGILKAYTTRVGAGPFPTELFDADGEALRTIGGERGVTTGRDRRCGWFDAPIARYATRVNGLTDFFLTKLDVLTGWERIPVCVAYEIDGKRVEELPYNQTDFHHAKPIYETLPGWSEDITKAKTFADLPKNAQDYVKALEEMSGAPISAIGVGPGRTETIEINSFI; encoded by the coding sequence GTGCCCGCACTTGTGCTGCTCGGTGCTCAGTGGGGTGACGAAGGCAAGGGAAAGGCCACTGACCTGCTCGGTGGCTCCGTGGACTATGTAGTGCGCTACCAGGGCGGCAACAACGCCGGCCACACGGTCGTCGTAGGCGACCAGAAGTACGCGCTGCATCTCCTCCCTTCCGGGATCCTCTCCCCGGACTGTGTGCCTGTCATCGGCAATGGAGTCGTCGTCGACCCGTCGGTCCTGCTCTCCGAGCTGAGCGGTCTGAACGAGCGCGGCGTCGACACGTCGAAGCTGCTGATCAGCGGCAACGCGCACATCATCACGCCGTACAACGTGACCGTGGACAAGGTGACGGAGCGCTTCCTCGGCAAGCGCAAGATCGGCACGACCGGCCGTGGCATCGGTCCGACGTACGCCGACAAGATCAACCGCACCGGCATCCGCGTGCAGGACCTCTACGACGAGTCGATCCTGACGCAGAAGGTCGAAGCGGCCCTGGAGCAGAAGAACCAGCTCCTGACGAAGGTGTTCAACCGCCGCGCCATCGAGGCCGAGCAGATCGTCGAGCAGCTCCTTGAGCACGGCGAGAACATCAAGCAGTACGTCGCCGACACCACGCTGATCCTGAACAACGCGCTCGACGAGGACAAGGTCGTCCTGTTCGAGGGCGGCCAGGGCACGCTCCTGGACGTGGACCACGGCACGTACCCCTTCGTCACCTCCTCGAACCCGACCGCGGGCGGCGCCTGCACGGGTACGGGTGTGGGCCCGACGAAGATCACCCGCGTCATCGGCATCCTGAAGGCGTACACGACCCGCGTCGGCGCGGGCCCGTTCCCCACCGAGCTGTTCGACGCGGACGGCGAGGCGCTGCGCACCATCGGCGGCGAGCGCGGTGTCACCACGGGCCGGGACCGCCGCTGCGGCTGGTTCGACGCCCCGATCGCCCGCTACGCCACGCGCGTCAACGGCCTGACGGACTTCTTCCTCACCAAGCTCGACGTGCTCACCGGCTGGGAGCGGATCCCGGTCTGTGTCGCGTACGAGATCGACGGCAAGCGCGTCGAGGAGCTGCCCTACAACCAGACCGACTTCCACCACGCGAAGCCGATCTACGAGACGCTCCCGGGCTGGTCCGAGGACATCACCAAGGCCAAGACCTTCGCCGACCTGCCGAAGAACGCGCAGGACTACGTGAAGGCCCTGGAGGAGATGTCCGGCGCCCCGATCTCCGCGATCGGCGTGGGTCCCGGCCGCACCGAGACGATCGAGATCAACTCGTTCATCTAG
- a CDS encoding response regulator, protein MTIRILIADDQMMVREGFSVLLNAMPDMEVVGEAVNGLEAVRRVRELSPDVVLMDIRMPELNGIEATREIVAGASDGTPKVLVLTTFDLDEYVYQALRAGASGFLLKDASARQLADGVRVVAAGEALLAPTVTRRLITEFSKLAEAPRLSAAVQSQQYGELTERETEVLVLIAQGLSNAEIASHLVVAESTIKTHVSRILVKLGLRDRTQAAVFAYEARLVTPG, encoded by the coding sequence ATGACCATCCGCATCCTGATCGCGGACGACCAGATGATGGTCCGCGAGGGCTTCTCCGTGCTGCTGAACGCCATGCCCGACATGGAGGTGGTCGGCGAGGCGGTGAACGGCCTCGAAGCGGTCCGGCGGGTGCGCGAGCTCTCTCCCGACGTGGTCCTGATGGACATCCGCATGCCGGAGCTGAACGGCATCGAGGCGACCCGCGAGATCGTCGCGGGCGCGTCGGACGGTACGCCGAAGGTGCTCGTCCTGACCACGTTCGACCTCGACGAGTACGTGTACCAGGCGCTGCGCGCGGGCGCTTCGGGGTTCCTCCTCAAGGACGCCTCCGCGCGCCAACTGGCGGACGGGGTACGGGTGGTGGCGGCCGGTGAGGCCCTCCTCGCGCCCACCGTCACGCGCCGCCTGATCACGGAGTTCTCCAAGCTGGCGGAGGCGCCGCGGCTGTCGGCGGCGGTGCAGTCGCAGCAGTACGGGGAGCTCACCGAGCGTGAGACGGAGGTCCTCGTGCTCATCGCGCAGGGGCTGTCCAACGCGGAGATCGCCTCGCATCTGGTGGTCGCGGAGTCCACGATCAAGACGCATGTCAGCCGGATCCTGGTGAAGCTGGGGTTGCGGGATCGGACGCAGGCGGCGGTTTTCGCGTATGAGGCGCGGCTGGTCACGCCGGGGTGA
- a CDS encoding diacylglycerol kinase family protein translates to MSARDQLLVVIDPVARRTDGESVRIAKDVLSAGAAVRVCLPDGPEDFAKALARRGARRLVVVGDDRALLRAVGTLHRERDLAGSALSVVPVGTAQTLARTLGVPSGAVAAARTVLEGAERRLDLLVDDSDGVVLGDLRIPPVGAGATGSGATVSGAADGAATGTTSVEGHAWLRTCQSFVRTLAARPARVAAPPGPSPARLRVEADGVTLVDLDQPVEGVLVTAGHGGGLAQVEVRPSSVGAEATPLRVRARTVTVSGADFRYRADAVVAGPVRTRTWTVRPRAWGLTLPR, encoded by the coding sequence TTGTCGGCTCGCGACCAGCTCCTAGTCGTCATCGACCCGGTCGCCCGGCGCACGGACGGTGAGTCGGTACGGATCGCGAAGGACGTGCTCAGCGCGGGCGCCGCGGTCCGTGTCTGCCTCCCCGACGGCCCCGAGGACTTCGCGAAAGCGCTGGCCAGACGGGGTGCGCGGCGCCTCGTGGTGGTCGGCGACGACCGGGCGCTGCTGCGCGCCGTCGGCACGCTCCACCGGGAGCGGGACCTCGCGGGAAGCGCGCTCTCGGTCGTTCCCGTCGGCACCGCGCAGACGCTCGCGCGGACGCTCGGCGTGCCCTCCGGAGCGGTCGCCGCGGCCCGGACGGTCCTGGAGGGGGCCGAACGCAGGCTCGATCTGCTGGTGGACGACAGCGACGGCGTCGTCCTCGGGGACCTGCGGATCCCGCCGGTCGGTGCGGGGGCGACGGGGTCGGGGGCCACGGTGTCGGGGGCGGCCGACGGCGCCGCGACCGGCACCACCTCGGTCGAGGGCCACGCCTGGCTGCGGACCTGCCAGTCCTTCGTCCGCACCCTCGCCGCACGCCCCGCGCGGGTGGCGGCGCCGCCGGGACCCTCGCCCGCGCGGCTGCGGGTCGAGGCGGACGGCGTCACGCTCGTCGACCTGGACCAGCCCGTCGAGGGCGTCCTGGTCACCGCGGGCCACGGCGGGGGCCTGGCCCAGGTGGAGGTCCGCCCCTCATCGGTCGGCGCGGAGGCGACACCGCTGCGGGTGCGGGCGCGCACGGTGACGGTCTCCGGGGCGGACTTCCGCTACCGCGCGGACGCGGTGGTCGCGGGCCCGGTCCGGACCAGGACGTGGACGGTGCGCCCCCGGGCGTGGGGGCTGACGCTGCCGAGATAG
- a CDS encoding substrate-binding domain-containing protein, with protein MEWLSTENVIAVLTAVLGLLATVGALWYERRVPRRKRVGYRVQMDTAIGDNVPTGGANARLGLFDETPEMSGATLVLLRVENDGSQEITDADYTGRAPHGLTAVFTDRTIRGVAVTAQAGADHLMEHFTASAGLRYEGSTLRIPRVPLNRGQHYKLLVLLTGGPVGGEITMSGGIQAGEVRPNRSTTPDDKPPVLSRPARFLTVLLTLSVIALASIIVLRDDDPPPIECATGELTVLGSTAFAPVAQELAEKYENDCPGSAITVSAHGSTSGVRELDDEGRKSAGRGSRRPAGSPPLVSFSDGPKSDGFPHLAESRVAVSVFALVLNDRVPLRDLTLAQVRRIYRGDVRNWKELGGPDLPVVLVSRGSSSGTRDTLQRRVLAGAFEIKASSNDCLSKDDPSVPVTRCELDSTDQVLDAVERIPGALGYSELRTAAALKGLHRLDLEGHAPSVEQLTRTGYPYREIEYAYTYGLPPADSLAASFLAYARGNGLDVIRTHGHLPCATPEGLRVCGEDTGS; from the coding sequence ATGGAGTGGCTGAGCACCGAAAACGTCATCGCCGTGCTCACGGCGGTCCTCGGCCTGCTCGCCACCGTCGGCGCCCTCTGGTACGAGCGCAGGGTGCCGCGCCGCAAGCGCGTCGGCTACCGCGTGCAGATGGACACGGCCATAGGGGACAACGTCCCCACCGGCGGCGCCAACGCGCGCCTCGGGCTCTTCGACGAGACGCCCGAGATGTCGGGCGCCACGCTCGTCCTGCTCCGGGTGGAGAACGACGGCTCGCAGGAGATCACCGACGCCGACTACACCGGCCGCGCGCCGCACGGCCTCACCGCCGTCTTCACCGACCGGACCATCCGCGGCGTCGCGGTCACCGCGCAGGCCGGGGCCGACCACCTGATGGAGCACTTCACGGCGAGCGCGGGCCTGCGCTACGAGGGCAGCACCCTGCGCATCCCGCGCGTGCCGCTCAACCGGGGCCAGCACTACAAGCTCCTCGTGCTGCTCACCGGCGGCCCGGTCGGCGGCGAGATCACCATGTCGGGCGGCATCCAGGCGGGCGAGGTGCGGCCGAACCGGTCGACGACCCCGGACGACAAGCCGCCGGTCCTCTCCCGCCCCGCCCGGTTCCTGACGGTGCTGCTCACCCTGTCCGTCATCGCCCTGGCCTCGATCATCGTGCTGCGGGACGACGATCCGCCGCCGATCGAGTGCGCGACGGGCGAGTTGACGGTGCTCGGCTCGACGGCGTTCGCGCCGGTCGCCCAGGAGCTCGCGGAGAAGTACGAGAACGACTGCCCGGGGTCCGCCATCACGGTCAGCGCGCACGGCAGTACGTCGGGGGTGCGCGAACTGGACGACGAGGGACGGAAGTCGGCGGGCAGGGGGTCCCGAAGACCGGCGGGTTCGCCGCCGCTGGTCTCCTTCTCCGACGGCCCCAAGTCCGACGGGTTCCCGCACCTGGCCGAATCGCGCGTCGCGGTCTCCGTCTTCGCGCTGGTCCTCAACGACCGCGTGCCGCTGCGCGATCTGACGCTGGCGCAAGTGCGGCGGATCTACCGGGGCGACGTACGCAACTGGAAGGAGCTCGGCGGTCCCGATCTGCCGGTGGTCCTGGTCAGCCGGGGCTCCAGCTCGGGCACCCGCGACACGCTCCAACGCCGCGTCCTGGCCGGGGCCTTCGAGATCAAGGCGTCGTCGAACGACTGCCTGAGCAAGGACGACCCCTCCGTCCCCGTGACCCGCTGCGAACTGGACTCCACCGACCAGGTCCTGGACGCCGTCGAGCGCATCCCCGGCGCCCTCGGCTACAGCGAGCTGCGCACCGCCGCCGCCCTCAAGGGCCTGCACCGCCTCGACCTGGAAGGACACGCGCCCTCCGTCGAGCAGCTCACCAGGACCGGCTACCCCTACCGCGAGATCGAGTACGCCTACACCTACGGCCTGCCCCCCGCCGACTCGCTGGCCGCCAGCTTCCTCGCCTACGCGCGCGGCAACGGCCTCGACGTCATCCGCACCCACGGCCATCTCCCCTGCGCCACCCCGGAGGGCCTGCGCGTCTGCGGCGAGGACACGGGCAGCTGA
- a CDS encoding GbsR/MarR family transcriptional regulator, whose protein sequence is MTDETSETQGRPDAEAVSRFVEKFASHLVEAGMPRMPARIFAALLSSDSGALTAAELGEQLRVSPAAVSGAVRYLSQQHMVNREREPGTRRDIFRVHSNQWYEALGNRDGVLKRWEEAMRDGVLNLGEDTPAGRRLAETLAFFEFVQGELAGMMDRWRVHREMLFGSE, encoded by the coding sequence ATGACGGACGAGACGAGCGAGACCCAGGGGCGGCCCGATGCCGAGGCGGTCTCCCGCTTCGTGGAGAAGTTCGCCTCCCACCTGGTCGAGGCGGGCATGCCACGGATGCCCGCCCGGATCTTCGCCGCCCTGCTCTCCTCGGACTCGGGCGCCCTCACCGCGGCGGAGCTCGGCGAACAGCTGCGGGTCAGCCCCGCCGCGGTCTCCGGCGCGGTGCGCTACCTGAGCCAGCAGCACATGGTGAACCGCGAGCGGGAGCCGGGCACGCGGCGCGACATCTTCCGGGTGCACAGCAACCAGTGGTACGAGGCGCTCGGCAATCGGGACGGGGTGCTCAAGCGGTGGGAGGAGGCCATGCGGGACGGCGTCCTCAACCTCGGCGAGGACACGCCCGCGGGGCGGCGCCTCGCCGAGACGCTGGCGTTCTTCGAGTTCGTGCAGGGGGAACTGGCGGGGATGATGGACCGCTGGCGCGTGCACAGGGAGATGCTGTTCGGGAGCGAGTGA
- a CDS encoding sensor histidine kinase, translating to MTETTTQTQAGRPGKPGGSPEFHLVREVFGGMREALFRGAFDYRLLPPRKSAVDGLLAKLLPRRIRGYAAWAPHIQVAAAALITVFIGYQVDLGFHGAPHLLIGLVPAAAVMMTLVRPVGAFWISLISTPFTGAIANSWDGQPWTPSALFAHIVVMVVVSARTGPRTALWMWLATAAFGAGFEVLIGGYGSDTPQMLFFSALGLLVTTMVHVRREAQREVTVQRTVTAIERDKRTLLEERTTIARELHDVVAHHMSVVAIQAEAAPYRVENPPPELEQAFVTIRENAVAALTELRRVLGVVRAEDYEAPDAPQPTLADLDRLLDNVRDAGLSVDKVITGAVRELPQGVELSAYRIVQEALSNSLRHAPGASARVEVGYVLGGLGLRIVNGPAKGLVKPSPGAGHGITGMRERVTMLDGEMTAETTAEGGYEVTVFLPVAMEPRVDTAGEDA from the coding sequence GTGACAGAGACGACCACTCAGACCCAGGCGGGCAGGCCGGGCAAGCCGGGCGGCAGCCCCGAGTTCCACCTCGTGCGCGAGGTCTTCGGCGGGATGCGCGAGGCACTGTTCCGCGGTGCCTTCGACTACCGTCTGCTGCCCCCGAGGAAGTCCGCGGTCGACGGGCTCCTCGCCAAGCTGCTCCCCCGGCGGATACGCGGGTACGCGGCCTGGGCGCCGCACATCCAGGTGGCGGCCGCGGCCCTGATCACCGTGTTCATCGGCTACCAGGTGGACCTCGGGTTCCACGGGGCCCCGCACCTCCTCATCGGTCTCGTTCCTGCGGCCGCCGTGATGATGACGCTGGTCAGGCCGGTGGGCGCCTTCTGGATCTCGCTGATCTCCACCCCCTTCACGGGAGCGATCGCGAACAGCTGGGACGGCCAGCCGTGGACCCCGAGCGCTCTCTTCGCGCACATCGTGGTGATGGTCGTGGTGTCGGCGCGGACAGGACCGCGGACGGCCCTGTGGATGTGGCTCGCGACGGCGGCGTTCGGGGCGGGCTTCGAGGTGCTCATCGGGGGCTACGGCTCCGACACCCCGCAGATGCTCTTCTTCTCGGCGCTCGGGCTGCTCGTCACCACGATGGTGCACGTGCGCCGCGAGGCGCAGCGCGAGGTCACCGTGCAGCGCACCGTCACCGCCATCGAGCGCGACAAGCGCACGCTCCTGGAGGAGCGCACCACCATCGCCCGTGAGCTGCACGACGTCGTCGCGCACCACATGTCGGTGGTCGCCATCCAGGCCGAGGCCGCGCCCTACCGGGTGGAGAACCCGCCGCCCGAGCTGGAGCAGGCGTTCGTGACGATCCGCGAGAACGCGGTGGCCGCGCTCACCGAGCTGCGCCGGGTCCTCGGCGTCGTACGGGCCGAGGACTACGAGGCGCCCGACGCCCCGCAGCCCACCCTCGCCGACCTCGACCGGCTGCTCGACAACGTCCGTGACGCGGGCCTCTCCGTCGACAAGGTGATCACCGGCGCGGTCAGGGAGCTCCCGCAGGGCGTCGAGCTCTCGGCGTACCGCATCGTGCAGGAGGCCCTGAGCAACAGCCTGCGCCACGCGCCGGGCGCCTCGGCCAGGGTCGAGGTGGGGTACGTGCTCGGCGGCCTCGGCCTGCGCATCGTGAACGGTCCGGCGAAGGGCCTGGTGAAGCCGTCGCCCGGGGCGGGGCACGGGATCACGGGGATGCGGGAGCGGGTCACGATGCTGGACGGCGAGATGACGGCGGAGACGACGGCGGAGGGCGGCTACGAGGTCACGGTCTTCCTGCCCGTCGCCATGGAGCCGCGCGTCGACACCGCGGGGGAGGACGCATGA
- a CDS encoding ABC transporter ATP-binding protein: MTKAITVSGLHKAFGTTYALDGLDLDVESGEVHGFLGPNGSGKSTTIRVLLGLLRADSGAAQLLGRDPWQDAVDLHRRIAYVPGDVTLWRNLSGGEVIDLYGRLRGGLDEARRADLVERFELDPTKKGRTYSKGNRQKVALVAAFASDVDLLLLDEPTSGLDPLMEEVFQSCVAEERDRGRTILLSSHILSEVETLCDRVSIIRKGRTVESGSLSELRHLTRTSVKAELAAAPEGLADLPGVHDLDVQGRRVGLQVDTDKLDAVLRSLTETGIRSLTCTPPTLEELFLRHYQDDVRAAAMAR; the protein is encoded by the coding sequence ATGACGAAGGCAATCACCGTCTCCGGACTGCACAAGGCGTTCGGCACGACGTACGCGCTGGACGGCCTCGACCTGGACGTCGAGAGCGGCGAGGTGCACGGCTTCCTCGGGCCCAACGGATCGGGGAAGTCCACCACCATCCGCGTCCTGCTCGGCCTGCTGCGCGCCGACTCCGGCGCCGCGCAGCTGCTGGGCCGCGACCCGTGGCAGGACGCGGTCGACCTGCACCGCCGCATCGCGTACGTCCCCGGCGACGTCACCCTGTGGCGCAACCTCTCCGGCGGCGAGGTCATCGATCTGTACGGCAGGCTGCGGGGCGGACTCGACGAGGCACGCCGCGCCGACCTCGTCGAACGCTTCGAGCTGGACCCCACCAAGAAGGGGCGCACCTACTCCAAGGGCAACCGGCAGAAGGTCGCCCTCGTCGCGGCGTTCGCCTCCGACGTCGACCTGCTGCTCCTCGACGAACCCACCTCGGGGCTCGACCCGTTGATGGAGGAGGTCTTCCAGAGCTGCGTGGCCGAGGAGCGCGACCGGGGCCGCACCATCCTGCTCTCCTCGCACATCCTCAGCGAGGTCGAGACGCTCTGCGACCGCGTCAGCATCATCAGGAAGGGGCGGACCGTCGAGTCAGGGTCGCTGTCCGAGCTGCGCCACCTGACGCGGACCAGCGTCAAGGCCGAACTCGCGGCCGCCCCCGAAGGACTCGCGGACCTGCCGGGCGTGCACGACCTCGACGTCCAGGGCAGGCGGGTCGGGCTCCAGGTCGACACCGACAAGCTCGACGCCGTCCTCAGGTCCCTGACGGAGACCGGGATCCGCTCGCTGACCTGCACCCCGCCCACCCTGGAGGAGCTGTTCCTGCGGCACTACCAGGACGACGTACGCGCGGCGGCGATGGCGCGATGA
- a CDS encoding cytochrome P450, which translates to MDTAPAAPAAFAPWSPAFLDNPYPAYAALRETGRVHHYPPTNQWLIPHHKDVSALLRDRRLGRTYLHRFTHEEFGRTPPPPEHEPFHVLNDNGMLDLEAPAHTRIRRLVAKAFTPRTVERLRGYVEELADRLVRDLVADGGGDLAARIAEPLPVAVIAEMLGVPEGDRHLLRPWSADICGMYELNPSEETAARAVRASLAFTAYLEELIDARRARPGDDLISGLIAAYEDGDSLSEQEMISTCVLLLNAGHEATVNATVNGWHALFRHPDQLAVLRADPAGLVPTAVEELLRYDTPLQLFERWVLEDIEVGGVRIPRGAEVALLFGSANHDPAVFEAPGELDITRADNPHISFSAGIHYCIGAPLARIELAASLRALLRRAPRLTLAAEPVRRPNFVMRGLTELLVDV; encoded by the coding sequence ATGGACACCGCCCCCGCCGCCCCTGCGGCCTTCGCCCCCTGGTCACCCGCCTTCCTGGACAACCCCTACCCCGCGTACGCGGCCCTGCGCGAGACGGGGCGGGTCCACCACTACCCGCCCACGAACCAGTGGCTGATCCCGCACCACAAGGACGTCTCCGCCCTCCTCCGCGACCGCAGGCTCGGCCGGACCTACCTGCACCGCTTCACCCACGAGGAGTTCGGCCGCACGCCCCCGCCCCCCGAGCACGAACCGTTCCACGTCCTCAACGACAACGGCATGCTCGACCTGGAAGCCCCCGCGCACACCCGCATCCGGCGCCTGGTCGCCAAGGCGTTCACGCCGCGTACGGTCGAGCGACTCAGGGGGTACGTCGAGGAGTTGGCGGACCGCCTGGTCCGCGACCTCGTGGCGGACGGCGGCGGCGACCTCGCCGCGCGGATCGCCGAGCCGCTCCCCGTCGCGGTGATCGCCGAGATGCTGGGCGTCCCCGAGGGGGACAGGCACCTGCTGCGCCCCTGGTCGGCCGACATCTGCGGCATGTACGAGCTGAACCCGTCCGAGGAGACGGCGGCCCGCGCCGTCCGTGCCTCGCTCGCATTCACGGCGTATCTGGAGGAGTTGATCGATGCCCGGCGGGCTCGTCCCGGCGACGACCTGATCTCCGGGCTCATCGCCGCGTACGAGGACGGCGATTCGCTCAGCGAGCAGGAGATGATCTCCACCTGCGTGCTGCTCCTGAACGCGGGGCACGAGGCGACGGTGAACGCCACGGTCAACGGCTGGCACGCGCTCTTCCGCCACCCGGACCAACTCGCCGTCCTGCGCGCCGATCCGGCGGGGCTCGTGCCCACCGCCGTGGAGGAGCTCCTGCGCTACGACACCCCGCTCCAGCTCTTCGAGCGGTGGGTCCTGGAGGACATCGAGGTCGGCGGCGTGCGGATCCCGCGCGGCGCGGAGGTCGCCCTGCTCTTCGGCTCGGCCAACCACGACCCGGCCGTCTTCGAGGCCCCCGGCGAGCTCGACATCACCCGCGCGGACAACCCGCACATCTCCTTCAGCGCGGGCATCCACTACTGCATCGGCGCCCCGCTCGCCCGCATCGAACTGGCCGCGTCCCTCAGGGCGTTGCTGCGCAGGGCCCCGCGGCTGACACTGGCCGCGGAGCCCGTACGGAGGCCGAACTTCGTGATGCGGGGGCTCACGGAGCTGCTGGTCGACGTGTGA